In Haloarchaeobius litoreus, the following are encoded in one genomic region:
- a CDS encoding DUF726 domain-containing protein, which yields MSHGHDSRQHGAQNVSRRRFLGATATAAAGTGLAVGASGTAAADTYPRVTTRGHYDITWYGSVYLTDGHTEWDYDTAGDIPGLDSAAPDELLVHVHGWMNEPDSAVEGFQTAEAAYRDNGHDGAVIGFSWDSDSSVFGWWDSTEIAEENGKKLANFVNTYRQANPGTTIRLVCHSLGARVTLRCIEVLNANGITDAVQSVSLLGGAADNDAVSTGGRYGPDLANAVGQVDNYWKSDDDVLNWAYTTAEFDSAVGEEGCEGTPPANYEDHNVDYVPDHYSYYYPGDGCVGEVVAEW from the coding sequence ATGTCACACGGGCATGACAGCAGGCAACACGGCGCACAGAACGTCAGTCGACGACGGTTCCTCGGTGCAACAGCCACCGCAGCAGCCGGCACCGGCCTCGCAGTCGGCGCATCGGGCACCGCGGCGGCGGACACGTACCCGCGAGTGACCACGCGGGGTCACTACGACATCACCTGGTACGGCTCGGTCTACCTGACCGACGGCCACACCGAGTGGGACTACGACACCGCCGGCGACATCCCGGGCCTCGATTCGGCGGCCCCGGACGAGCTACTGGTCCACGTCCACGGCTGGATGAACGAACCCGACAGCGCCGTCGAGGGGTTCCAGACGGCGGAGGCAGCCTACCGGGACAACGGCCACGACGGCGCGGTCATCGGCTTCAGCTGGGACTCCGACTCCAGCGTGTTCGGCTGGTGGGACTCCACCGAGATCGCCGAGGAGAACGGCAAGAAGCTCGCGAACTTCGTCAACACCTACCGGCAGGCCAACCCCGGAACGACCATCAGGCTCGTCTGTCACTCCCTCGGCGCGCGGGTGACCCTGCGCTGCATCGAGGTGCTGAACGCGAACGGCATCACCGACGCCGTCCAGTCCGTCTCGCTGCTCGGCGGGGCGGCCGACAACGACGCCGTCTCCACCGGCGGTCGCTACGGCCCGGACCTCGCGAACGCCGTCGGACAGGTGGACAACTACTGGAAGTCCGACGACGACGTGCTCAACTGGGCGTACACGACCGCCGAGTTCGACTCCGCGGTCGGCGAGGAGGGCTGTGAGGGTACCCCGCCCGCGAACTACGAGGACCACAACGTCGACTACGTCCCCGACCACTACTCGTACTACTACCCCGGCGACGGGTGCGTGGGCGAAGTCGTCGCGGAGTGGTAG
- a CDS encoding alpha-1 4-glucan-protein synthase, producing the protein MTSQDICVVVPTIREYECIRSYAANARDHGFETDRLHFVLVTEDFCDADAMRAMLDDLDVSGRVFDESDREAWYDEQGVSEYSHLVPAASHAQTSFGLLYLWHNEFEYGFFIDDDTLPHEDHDFFGQHMANLAYEGEIERVASDEQWVNVLYENADEHGLYPRGYPYAAMDETVETDTTTVDHVVASQGLWTNVPDLDAVRILMDGDLEGQAQTRTSADDFGEQFVAADGNYLTVCSMNLAFRREVVPAFYQCPMDDNPWNVGRFDDIWSGVFLKRAADVLGGQVVNGDPLCEHNKAPRSTFDDLTNEVAGLECNEHFWEIVDGEGADADTYAGVMAAMADALVEGEFDDYQNGEFLNYVGEYCLDWLDCLDELAPVAGHDPVPAPADD; encoded by the coding sequence ATGACCAGTCAGGACATCTGCGTCGTCGTCCCGACCATCCGCGAGTACGAGTGCATCCGCTCGTACGCCGCGAACGCCCGGGACCACGGCTTCGAGACGGACCGACTCCACTTCGTCCTCGTCACGGAGGACTTCTGTGATGCCGACGCCATGCGGGCGATGCTCGACGACCTCGACGTGTCGGGGCGCGTCTTCGACGAGTCCGACCGCGAGGCGTGGTACGACGAACAGGGCGTCAGCGAGTACAGCCACCTCGTCCCGGCGGCGAGCCACGCACAGACCTCGTTCGGCCTGCTCTACCTCTGGCACAACGAGTTCGAGTACGGCTTCTTCATCGACGACGACACGCTCCCTCACGAGGACCACGACTTCTTCGGCCAGCATATGGCCAACCTCGCCTACGAGGGCGAGATCGAACGCGTCGCCTCCGACGAGCAGTGGGTCAACGTGCTCTACGAGAACGCCGACGAACACGGCCTCTACCCGCGCGGCTACCCCTACGCGGCGATGGACGAGACCGTCGAGACGGACACGACGACGGTCGACCACGTCGTCGCCTCGCAGGGGCTCTGGACGAACGTGCCAGACCTCGACGCCGTCCGCATCCTGATGGACGGCGACCTGGAGGGACAGGCCCAGACCCGGACCAGCGCGGACGACTTCGGCGAGCAGTTCGTCGCCGCCGACGGCAATTACCTCACCGTCTGCTCGATGAACCTCGCGTTCCGCCGCGAGGTCGTCCCGGCGTTCTACCAGTGCCCGATGGACGACAACCCGTGGAACGTCGGCCGCTTCGACGACATCTGGTCGGGCGTGTTCCTCAAGCGCGCCGCCGACGTGCTCGGCGGGCAGGTCGTCAACGGCGATCCTCTCTGCGAGCACAACAAGGCCCCGCGCTCGACGTTCGACGACCTCACGAACGAGGTCGCCGGGCTGGAGTGCAACGAGCACTTCTGGGAGATCGTCGACGGCGAGGGCGCGGACGCGGACACCTACGCCGGCGTCATGGCCGCCATGGCCGACGCCCTCGTCGAGGGTGAGTTCGACGACTACCAGAACGGTGAGTTCCTCAACTACGTCGGCGAGTACTGCCTCGACTGGCTCGATTGCCTCGACGAGCTCGCACCCGTCGCGGGGCACGACCCGGTTCCGGCACCGGCCGACGACTGA
- a CDS encoding extracellular solute-binding protein translates to MNQNDSDVPDSRIDRRRFLAAASATGIVASAGCIGSLTGDDDDDDDDIGLIGSGMEGRPAPGGTPIADMPELSGTLSLYSGRGSPLVSPLLDYIEDLYDDFTVDTRYEASTTLANEIETAGSASDADVFFSVNAGALGLLDDAGRTVTLPDDVQEMVPQQYRANDGAWIGTSGRARTIPYNTEELSESDVPDDIFAVPDTEFAGKMGWAPSYGSFQGFLTAMRVMSGAERTKQWLEAMLDAGVSRYNDEFVVSREVANGQLSAGFANHYYIQRVLATRPDAPIATAFTQSDAGAVFNVAGACVVDSAADEELATNFVRHLLSSEAQEYFATRTFEYPLISEVEPVGDLPPVDELATPDFDLAQLSDIGPTIDLMREVGIQV, encoded by the coding sequence ATGAACCAGAACGACTCCGACGTGCCCGACTCCCGCATCGACCGTCGCCGCTTCCTCGCGGCGGCGTCCGCGACGGGAATCGTGGCCTCCGCAGGCTGTATCGGCTCCCTCACCGGCGACGACGATGACGACGACGACGATATCGGGCTCATCGGCTCCGGGATGGAAGGCCGACCGGCCCCCGGCGGCACGCCGATAGCCGACATGCCCGAACTGTCGGGCACGCTCTCGCTCTACTCCGGCCGCGGCTCGCCGCTCGTCAGTCCGCTCCTCGACTACATCGAGGACCTGTACGACGACTTCACCGTCGACACGCGCTACGAGGCGTCGACGACGCTCGCGAACGAGATCGAGACCGCCGGCTCCGCCAGCGACGCCGATGTCTTCTTCTCGGTCAACGCCGGGGCGCTCGGCCTGCTCGACGACGCCGGCCGGACCGTCACCCTCCCGGACGACGTCCAGGAGATGGTGCCCCAGCAGTACCGGGCCAACGACGGCGCGTGGATCGGCACCTCCGGTCGCGCGCGGACCATCCCCTACAACACCGAGGAGCTCTCCGAGTCGGACGTCCCGGACGACATCTTCGCCGTCCCCGACACCGAGTTCGCCGGGAAGATGGGCTGGGCCCCCAGCTACGGCTCGTTCCAGGGCTTCCTCACCGCCATGCGCGTGATGTCCGGGGCGGAGCGGACCAAGCAGTGGCTCGAGGCGATGCTCGATGCCGGTGTCAGTCGCTACAACGACGAGTTCGTCGTCTCGCGTGAGGTCGCCAACGGCCAACTCAGTGCCGGCTTCGCGAACCACTACTACATCCAGCGCGTCCTCGCCACCCGGCCGGACGCACCCATCGCGACCGCGTTCACCCAGAGCGACGCGGGCGCCGTCTTCAACGTGGCGGGTGCGTGCGTCGTCGACAGCGCCGCCGACGAGGAGCTGGCCACCAACTTCGTCCGGCACCTCCTCTCGTCCGAGGCCCAGGAGTACTTCGCAACACGTACATTCGAGTACCCGCTCATCTCCGAAGTAGAACCCGTCGGCGACCTCCCACCCGTCGACGAACTGGCGACGCCCGACTTCGACCTCGCACAGCTCTCCGATATCGGGCCGACGATCGACCTGATGCGCGAGGTGGGGATACAGGTCTAG
- a CDS encoding ABC transporter permease — protein sequence MAVEQHDTGTTNDEEGGESGAYPLGLSLASAAVATAVATPFVWILLAASSVDVDRAVELLTSDTTVTVFVNSTVMVTGVTVFSILLGVPLAYLTVRTNLPGRRLWTVLVTLPLVIPSYIGAFVFTAAFGRGGDVQRLLEPLGVSSVPEVTGLEGSILVITLYTYPYVYITTRAGLKTVDTTLIDAARTLKHTRLQAARRVVLPQLQPAIAAGSLLTALYALSDFGTPAIMRYNVFTTIIESETQRGSTEFAALLSIQLLVVTVFILAVESRTRSNEQFSSGRQGGGASLARLGALKWPALAFCGLVVTVALVVPIAILVGWLLAGPETGWRVPFELSYLTNSLSLSVAAALVATLAGLPIAYLSARHDTLVGHVTERMSYVGYAAPGIVVAFALVYLSTRTFTSLYHTLPLLVFAYVVRFLPQSVGSTRASFLQVHPSLPEAARTLGRSSVGAFRAVTLPLAAPGLLGGAALVFLTTMKELPVTLLLHPTNYQTLVIHIWQAHRNQAFYDAAVPALILLGVSAVSIFVILSQEGYDVK from the coding sequence ATGGCAGTCGAGCAGCACGACACAGGAACGACGAACGACGAAGAGGGCGGCGAGAGCGGCGCCTACCCGCTCGGTCTCTCCCTGGCGAGTGCCGCCGTCGCCACCGCCGTCGCCACCCCGTTCGTCTGGATCCTGCTCGCTGCCTCGTCCGTCGACGTCGACCGTGCCGTCGAACTGCTCACGAGCGACACCACCGTCACCGTCTTCGTCAACAGCACCGTCATGGTGACCGGCGTCACGGTGTTCTCCATCCTGCTGGGCGTCCCCCTCGCCTACCTGACCGTCAGGACGAACCTCCCGGGTCGCCGGCTCTGGACGGTCCTGGTCACCCTCCCGCTGGTCATCCCGAGCTACATCGGCGCGTTCGTCTTCACCGCCGCGTTCGGTCGCGGCGGGGACGTCCAGCGCCTCCTCGAACCGCTCGGCGTCTCGTCGGTCCCCGAGGTGACGGGGCTGGAGGGGTCGATACTCGTCATCACGCTGTACACCTACCCGTACGTATACATAACCACGCGCGCCGGGCTGAAGACCGTCGACACGACCCTGATCGACGCCGCCCGGACGCTCAAGCACACCCGGCTGCAGGCGGCCCGCCGGGTGGTCCTCCCGCAGCTCCAGCCGGCCATCGCGGCGGGCTCGCTGCTGACCGCGCTGTACGCGCTCTCGGACTTCGGGACGCCCGCCATCATGCGCTACAACGTGTTCACGACCATCATCGAGTCCGAGACCCAGCGCGGCTCGACCGAGTTCGCCGCACTGCTCTCCATCCAGCTGCTCGTCGTGACGGTGTTCATCCTCGCCGTCGAGAGCCGCACCCGGTCGAACGAGCAGTTCTCGAGCGGGCGGCAGGGCGGTGGGGCCTCGCTCGCCAGGCTCGGCGCGTTGAAGTGGCCGGCGCTCGCGTTCTGTGGGCTCGTCGTCACGGTGGCGCTCGTGGTGCCCATCGCCATCCTCGTCGGCTGGCTGCTCGCCGGCCCGGAGACGGGCTGGCGGGTCCCGTTCGAGCTCTCGTACCTGACGAACTCGCTGTCGCTGTCGGTGGCGGCGGCGCTCGTCGCGACGCTCGCCGGGCTCCCCATCGCCTACCTCTCGGCGCGCCACGACACCCTCGTCGGGCACGTCACGGAGCGCATGAGCTACGTCGGCTACGCCGCGCCCGGCATCGTCGTCGCCTTCGCGCTGGTCTACCTCTCGACGCGGACGTTCACGAGCCTCTACCACACGTTGCCGCTGCTCGTGTTCGCCTACGTGGTCCGGTTCCTGCCGCAGTCGGTCGGCTCGACCCGTGCCTCGTTCCTGCAGGTCCACCCGTCCCTGCCGGAGGCTGCGCGCACGCTCGGGCGCTCGTCCGTCGGCGCGTTCCGCGCGGTCACGCTGCCGCTGGCCGCCCCGGGACTGCTCGGCGGTGCGGCGCTCGTGTTCCTGACGACGATGAAGGAACTGCCCGTGACGCTGCTGTTGCACCCGACGAACTACCAGACCCTCGTCATCCACATCTGGCAGGCCCACCGCAACCAGGCGTTCTACGACGCCGCGGTGCCGGCACTCATCCTGCTGGGCGTGTCGGCGGTCTCGATCTTCGTCATCCTCTCACAGGAGGGATACGATGTCAAGTGA
- a CDS encoding ABC transporter ATP-binding protein gives MSSDATITADVETVYERPSVEDGETVLELDDVSKAYGSELVIDGLSLSVREGEILTMLGPSGCGKTTTLRLIAGLERPDRGGIRLNGERVSGGGSFVVPEQRGVGVVFQEFALFPHMTAAENVAFGLTDMDDEATAERVDEMLDLVGLQSHRDAHPDELSGGQQQRIALARSLAPEPKMLLLDEPFSNLDVDLRVEMREEVRRILKEAGVTAVSVTHDQEEAMSISDRVAVMSEGQIEQVGRPEQVFQHPESRFVAGFLGHASFLSGYVHGDEVETGVGAVERRMIHGLAGEYDGTRIDVLVRPDDIQARPITADEEANGRVVYRRYLGPTILYRVELDNGDIVECMHNHTDQVDLDQSVRVDLTADHDLAWFPATDEDGSFS, from the coding sequence ATGTCAAGTGATGCAACCATAACCGCAGACGTGGAGACGGTGTACGAACGGCCGTCCGTCGAGGACGGCGAGACGGTACTCGAACTGGACGACGTGTCGAAGGCCTACGGGAGCGAGCTGGTCATCGACGGCCTCTCGCTCTCGGTCCGCGAGGGCGAGATCCTGACGATGCTCGGCCCGTCGGGCTGTGGCAAGACGACGACGCTCCGGCTCATCGCCGGGCTCGAACGTCCCGACCGGGGCGGCATCCGGCTCAACGGCGAGCGCGTCTCCGGCGGCGGGAGCTTCGTCGTGCCCGAACAGCGCGGGGTCGGCGTCGTCTTCCAGGAGTTCGCGCTGTTCCCGCACATGACCGCCGCGGAGAACGTCGCGTTCGGGCTGACCGACATGGACGACGAGGCGACCGCAGAGCGCGTCGACGAGATGCTCGACCTCGTCGGGCTGCAGTCCCACCGCGACGCCCACCCGGACGAGCTCTCCGGCGGCCAGCAACAGCGCATCGCCCTCGCCCGCTCGCTCGCGCCGGAGCCGAAGATGCTCCTGCTCGACGAGCCGTTCTCGAACCTCGACGTCGACCTGCGCGTCGAGATGCGCGAGGAGGTCCGTCGCATCCTGAAGGAGGCCGGCGTCACCGCCGTCTCCGTCACGCACGACCAGGAGGAAGCGATGAGCATCTCCGACCGGGTCGCCGTGATGTCCGAGGGCCAGATCGAACAGGTCGGCCGCCCCGAACAGGTGTTCCAGCACCCCGAGTCCCGCTTCGTCGCGGGCTTCCTCGGGCACGCCTCGTTCCTCTCGGGCTACGTCCACGGCGACGAGGTCGAGACGGGCGTCGGCGCCGTCGAGCGCCGGATGATCCACGGGCTCGCCGGCGAGTACGACGGCACCCGCATCGACGTGCTGGTCCGCCCGGACGACATCCAGGCCCGACCCATCACCGCCGACGAGGAGGCGAACGGCCGCGTCGTCTACCGGCGCTACCTCGGCCCGACCATCCTCTACCGCGTCGAGCTCGACAACGGCGACATCGTCGAGTGCATGCACAACCACACCGACCAGGTGGACCTCGACCAGTCCGTCCGGGTCGACCTCACCGCGGACCACGACCTCGCCTGGTTCCCCGCCACCGACGAGGACGGCTCCTTCAGCTGA
- a CDS encoding dolichyl-phosphate hexose transferase produces the protein MSEHSPVEPSDVDEDGSPRADDPPFTFDDVAVVMGTYNEEAAIEHVLTDIDAVTDGRAEVVCVDGSDDATAEVAREHGATVVEQEPQGYGVAVREAVLTPDRPIVVTTDCDDTYPMEALPRFLELVNEGYDVVSGDRLHNGAEAMPAFNRFGNHAFAALASALMGERVHDTTTGMRAYRREVVQDITWTENTGLSAELLIRPAMRGYDVIETPIEYDERRGETKLDPIGGGAAIGKSILKVGLTERF, from the coding sequence ATGAGCGAGCACTCTCCGGTGGAGCCGTCCGACGTGGACGAGGACGGCTCACCCCGGGCAGACGACCCCCCGTTCACCTTCGACGACGTGGCGGTCGTGATGGGGACGTACAACGAGGAAGCGGCTATCGAACACGTGCTGACAGACATCGACGCGGTCACCGACGGCCGGGCCGAGGTCGTCTGCGTGGACGGCTCGGACGACGCCACCGCCGAGGTCGCCCGCGAGCACGGCGCGACCGTCGTCGAGCAGGAGCCGCAGGGCTACGGGGTCGCCGTCCGCGAGGCAGTCCTCACGCCCGACCGGCCCATCGTCGTCACCACCGACTGCGACGACACCTACCCGATGGAGGCGCTCCCGCGCTTCCTCGAACTCGTCAACGAGGGCTACGACGTGGTCTCGGGCGACCGACTCCACAACGGGGCCGAGGCGATGCCCGCGTTCAACCGCTTCGGCAACCACGCGTTCGCGGCCCTGGCGTCCGCGCTCATGGGCGAGCGCGTCCACGACACCACGACGGGGATGCGCGCCTACCGCCGCGAGGTCGTCCAGGACATCACCTGGACCGAGAACACCGGGCTCTCCGCGGAACTCCTGATCCGCCCCGCGATGCGCGGCTACGACGTGATAGAGACGCCCATCGAGTACGACGAACGCCGCGGCGAGACGAAGCTCGACCCCATCGGCGGCGGCGCTGCCATCGGCAAGTCCATCCTGAAGGTCGGTCTCACGGAACGGTTCTGA
- a CDS encoding VOC family protein, giving the protein MSGLVFFGSESYEATAAFYVEEVGADVWLEQSACTILRYDNLLFGFCDADETETEGVLTFVTEDRDGVDAFYDRFATRARDEPSVNEAFNIYNFFARDPDGRTMEFQTFLHETDPV; this is encoded by the coding sequence ATGTCCGGACTCGTGTTCTTCGGGAGCGAATCGTACGAGGCGACGGCCGCGTTCTACGTCGAGGAGGTCGGCGCCGACGTGTGGCTGGAGCAGTCGGCCTGTACCATCCTCCGGTACGACAACCTGCTGTTCGGGTTCTGTGACGCCGACGAGACCGAGACGGAGGGCGTGCTCACGTTCGTCACCGAGGACCGCGACGGCGTCGACGCGTTCTACGACCGGTTCGCCACCCGTGCCCGCGACGAACCCTCCGTGAACGAGGCGTTCAACATCTACAACTTCTTCGCGAGGGACCCGGACGGCCGGACGATGGAGTTCCAGACGTTCCTCCACGAGACGGACCCGGTCTGA
- a CDS encoding DUF998 domain-containing protein gives MADTRRTLTYFGLVAPTVALVTLLLATLIDPLFSWQSRSLSSIGEANGRPLLAVGTADQLAFLLFNGGLVFGGIVGLPFAARLWPETVNGIEKAGVVVLAVALLAMTGIGFAYLDGPANALHFPFAAGFFLLATVALLVFGTGYALDRSPTFGLVTMWLGIVHLLQWVVWVLLEAMVWTGDGDTWTYFAVPEAVGAALFGGWVIWTARTLLRDGSLPT, from the coding sequence ATGGCTGATACGCGTCGGACCTTGACGTACTTCGGACTCGTCGCGCCGACGGTCGCGCTCGTGACCCTGTTGCTGGCGACGCTCATCGACCCACTGTTCAGCTGGCAGAGCCGCTCGCTGTCGAGCATCGGCGAGGCGAACGGGAGGCCCCTGCTCGCGGTCGGCACCGCGGACCAGCTCGCCTTCCTGCTGTTCAACGGTGGCCTCGTCTTCGGCGGCATCGTCGGCCTCCCGTTCGCGGCGCGCCTCTGGCCGGAGACGGTCAACGGCATCGAGAAGGCCGGTGTCGTCGTCCTCGCGGTCGCGCTGCTGGCGATGACCGGGATCGGCTTCGCGTACCTCGACGGCCCGGCCAACGCGCTCCACTTCCCGTTCGCGGCCGGCTTCTTCCTGCTGGCGACAGTCGCCCTGCTCGTCTTCGGAACCGGGTACGCGCTCGACCGGTCGCCGACGTTCGGGCTCGTCACCATGTGGCTCGGCATCGTCCACCTGCTCCAGTGGGTCGTCTGGGTGCTGCTGGAGGCGATGGTCTGGACCGGCGACGGCGACACCTGGACCTACTTCGCCGTGCCCGAGGCCGTCGGCGCGGCGCTGTTCGGCGGCTGGGTCATCTGGACCGCCCGCACGCTGCTGCGCGACGGCTCGCTACCCACGTAG
- a CDS encoding potassium channel family protein, with protein sequence MNKWQRRTAYYLLVLSGIMLAYAVIYDYGMSVFEGEPKTFLHSLQVVVETFTTTGFGSDSPWETPEMNVLVIIMDTTGVILIFLALPVLVFPTMEDILSTTVPTSVDDSLGGHVVVCTYTARADALIAELDAWGVDSVILEPDRDTAVELIEDGYNVINADPESTEGLTDAGVDRARALVADVSDEVDASIVLAAGEVGDDELTVVSVVEDPDSAPYHRLAGADAVLSPRPLLGRGLASKVTTGISTELGDAIEIGDDFDIAELPIHRKSELVGKTLSESGIREQAGVNVIGAWFDGEFRSPPDPDAELDNGTVLLVTGREDQLQTLKQLTLSRVREFRRGETVVVGYGQVGATVAERLDEADVPYRVIDLEQKSGVDVVGDALDPDVLRAAGLEDARTVVLTLPDDTTTEFATLVIRDESPETEVVARVTETESVQKMYRAGADYVLSLASVSGRMIASTILEGEDVLSIDQQVDVIRTEAAGLVGQTLQEAQVRKRTGCTVVGVERGGTVITDVGPSFRVERGDELIVAGTDQGTNRFRELCR encoded by the coding sequence ATGAACAAGTGGCAGCGCCGGACCGCCTACTACCTCCTCGTGCTGTCCGGAATCATGCTGGCCTACGCGGTCATCTACGACTACGGGATGAGCGTCTTCGAGGGCGAGCCGAAGACGTTCCTCCACTCGCTCCAGGTCGTCGTCGAGACGTTCACGACCACCGGGTTCGGCTCCGACTCGCCGTGGGAGACCCCCGAGATGAACGTACTCGTCATCATCATGGACACGACCGGGGTGATCCTCATCTTCCTGGCGCTCCCCGTGCTGGTGTTCCCGACCATGGAGGACATCCTCTCGACGACGGTCCCGACGAGCGTCGACGACAGCCTCGGCGGGCACGTCGTCGTCTGCACCTACACCGCACGGGCGGACGCGCTCATCGCCGAACTCGACGCGTGGGGCGTCGACTCCGTCATCCTCGAACCCGACCGGGACACCGCCGTCGAGCTCATCGAGGACGGCTACAACGTCATCAACGCTGATCCGGAGAGCACGGAGGGGCTGACGGACGCCGGCGTCGACCGCGCCCGCGCCCTCGTCGCCGACGTCTCCGACGAGGTGGACGCGAGCATCGTCCTCGCGGCGGGCGAGGTCGGCGACGACGAGCTGACGGTCGTCAGCGTCGTCGAGGACCCCGACAGCGCGCCCTACCATCGACTCGCCGGCGCGGACGCGGTGCTCTCGCCCCGCCCGCTGCTGGGTCGCGGGCTCGCCTCGAAGGTGACGACCGGTATCTCGACCGAGCTCGGCGACGCCATCGAGATCGGCGACGACTTCGACATCGCGGAGCTGCCGATCCACAGGAAGAGCGAACTCGTCGGCAAGACGCTCTCCGAGAGCGGTATCCGCGAGCAGGCCGGCGTCAACGTCATCGGGGCGTGGTTCGACGGCGAGTTCCGGAGCCCGCCGGACCCCGACGCCGAGCTCGACAACGGCACCGTCCTGCTCGTCACTGGCCGCGAGGACCAGCTCCAGACGCTGAAGCAGCTCACCCTCTCCCGCGTCCGGGAGTTCCGCCGCGGGGAGACCGTCGTCGTCGGCTACGGGCAGGTCGGCGCGACCGTCGCGGAACGCCTCGACGAGGCCGACGTCCCCTACCGGGTCATCGATCTGGAGCAGAAGTCGGGCGTCGACGTGGTCGGCGACGCACTCGACCCCGACGTGCTGCGCGCCGCCGGACTGGAGGACGCTCGGACGGTCGTGCTCACGCTTCCCGACGACACGACGACGGAGTTCGCCACGCTGGTCATCCGGGACGAGAGCCCCGAGACGGAGGTCGTCGCGCGTGTCACGGAGACGGAGAGCGTCCAGAAGATGTACCGCGCCGGCGCGGACTACGTGCTCTCGCTCGCATCCGTCAGCGGCCGGATGATCGCCTCGACCATCCTCGAGGGCGAGGACGTCCTCTCCATCGACCAGCAGGTCGACGTCATCCGGACCGAAGCCGCGGGGCTCGTCGGGCAGACCCTCCAGGAGGCACAGGTGCGAAAGCGGACCGGCTGTACGGTCGTCGGCGTGGAACGCGGTGGGACGGTCATCACCGACGTCGGTCCCTCGTTCCGCGTCGAACGGGGCGACGAGCTCATCGTCGCCGGTACCGACCAGGGGACGAACCGCTTCAGGGAGCTCTGCCGTTGA
- a CDS encoding UPF0058 family protein, translating into MHKDELLELHEQMVEIMEHFEAEGDGKDALFQQYHDLDVDPSDVHKSKSEHKHAVFVLGNALASVMSEDEFSSAGRIQKRMEELADDAESKI; encoded by the coding sequence ATGCATAAGGACGAGCTTCTCGAACTCCACGAGCAGATGGTCGAGATTATGGAGCACTTCGAGGCGGAGGGCGACGGCAAGGACGCGCTGTTCCAGCAGTACCACGACCTCGACGTCGACCCGTCCGACGTACACAAGTCGAAGAGCGAGCACAAACACGCCGTGTTCGTGCTCGGGAACGCCCTGGCGAGCGTCATGAGCGAGGACGAGTTCTCCAGCGCCGGCCGCATCCAGAAGCGCATGGAGGAGCTCGCGGACGACGCCGAATCGAAGATCTGA